In Penaeus chinensis breed Huanghai No. 1 chromosome 2, ASM1920278v2, whole genome shotgun sequence, the following proteins share a genomic window:
- the LOC125035448 gene encoding uncharacterized protein DDB_G0287625-like has protein sequence MCGSVVFLVAMLASVGASRGSLLEDAKEVAYHALAYDLEVILQQHLNNWKFLTETSSSIDMGEVFDKKRFLNPKNVQNTSRKAKDAKWSNRDQVKCDKIFCSEVEANNTKPKHGRDEDDSKIQERKNPFFFREEIQAPPGHNRNGTADGTLEIQENEEEEVEEKDERSLHGHERKQRNIPVMYMPGKKTERKCVAAGGIMSGHNAFSFLSFVTGVLSLVLNVNNNINNNNDNNNLNDNNAISNNNVDANANTQNANQIVVFPPGRKRRSLSDWRILQLIGHRPGSAREDDVDFKQHATQCNKELNHHVTDAMTASLRLVAASTIEDLANSLSKSQEIAFDDSWRILSREIQQVRAGGGSGALLASAVRAISRR, from the exons ATGTGTGGTAGTGTTGTGTTCCTGGTCGCCATGCTTGCCTCGGTGGGGGCGTCTCGAGGTAGCCTCCTGGAGGACGCAAAGGAGGTGGCTTATCACGCCCTTGCCTATGATCTTGAGGTCATACTTCAACAGCATCTTAATAACTGGAAATTCCTCACTGAAACGTCCTCATCGATAGACATGGGCGAAGTGTTCGACAAGAAACGTTTCCTGAATCCGAAAAACGTTCAAAACACTAGTCGGAAGGCCAAGGATGCAAAATGGTCAAATCGAGACCAAGTAAAGTGTGACAAGATTTTCTGCAGTGAAGTGGAGGCGAACAATACAAAACCCAAACACGGAAGAGATGAAGATGACAGCAAAATACAAGAACgaaaaaatccattttttttccgaGAAGAGATTCAGGCACCTCCCGGCCACAACAGAAACGGAACGGCAGATGGAACGTTAGAAAtacaggaaaacgaagaagaagaagtggaagaaaaggacgaaaggaGTCTCCATGGACacgagaggaaacagagaaatatCCCCGTGATGTACATGCCAGGGAAGAAGACGGAAAGGAAGTGTGTCGCCGCTGGAGGAATCATGTCTGGCCACAACGCCTTCAGTTTTCTCAGCTTTGTCACCGGCGTGCTCTCCCTTGTCTTGAAtgtcaacaacaacataaacaacaataatgacaacaataatctgAATGACAACAACGCCATATCCAATAACAACGTAGATGCCAATGCCAACACGCAGAATGCCAATCAG ATTGTCGTGTTTCCCCCGGGGCGGAAAAGGAGAAGTCTCAGCGACTGGCGAATCCTGCAACTCATCGGTCATCGGCCAGGCAGTGCGCGAGAAGACGATGTTGATTTCAAGCAGCATGCAACACAGTGCAACAAGGAACTGAATCATCACGTGACAGATGCCATGACGGCTAGCTTGCGACTTGTAGCGGCTTCGACCATT GAGGACCTAGCCAACAGCCTTTCGAAAAGCCAAGAGATTGCCTTCGATGACTCCTGGCGGATCCTCAGCAGGGAGATACAGCAGGTGAGAGCTGGAGGTGGCTCAGGGGCTCTGCTGGCTTCTGCTGTCAG gGCAATCTCCCGAAGGTGA